TCTCTGAGAGGTTGTGTTTATCGAGCAGATCGAGAATCTGACCAACCTGCTTGTCGAAGTAGGTTACTTCCGCAAGGTATTTGGTAAGAGATTCACGAACAACCGGCGTATCAGGAATATAAGAACGCAGCTTTAAATCTTCAGCATCATACTGAGATGGATCGCCTTTGTTCCATGGCGTATGCGGCTCATTTGAGCATGCAAACAGGCAGAATGGATTGCCCTTCTCGCTGGAGTCGTGGAAAAGCTCTTCAATCACCTTCATATCAGGGTTGTTGTTTTTCTTGCTGTATTCAAACGGGAAAACGCTTCTTGGATGTATGTGCCGCTTGCCGGAAAGGGCAACTCTGTAGCCCAGCGGTTTGAGATAATGAACTATGCTCTTTGTCCCTTCTTTGGCGCAGGTATGGTTTGGATGCGCCCCGCTCTTAACGGGGTACAGGCCTGTGTAGATGTTGTGCCTTGTAGGCGAGCACATCGGGGCAGCCTGAAAGCAGTTGTTCATCTTCATTCCCTGCGTTGCGAGCTTGTCTATGTTGGGTGTGTGGGCGTCTCCGCCGTAGCAGCCGATGTCTCGAAATGTGCAGTCGTCGGCCATAATGAAAACAAAATTCGGTTTCTCTGAATGTCCTGCCGCCTCAAGCAGACTTCCCGCTCCGAGGCTGAAGGCCGCTGCTGAGGCGTATTTTACAAAATCTCTTCGTTTCATTTTATCGCCCCTTGCCGTTAGCGTTTTACTTTTCTGCCGGGTTTAGGTATGCAGTTTACTTTCTCTGCCCACTCATACCACTTCTGCGAGAGCTCTTTAACGAGTTCAGGCTTCTTTTCTGCAAGGTCGCTGAGCTCTGTTCTGTCGGCCTCCATATCGTAGAGCTCCCATTTGTTTTCATCTTCCCAGAGCTTGTGGCGAACGGCTTTCCATTTGCCCTTTCTCACTGCTGCGTGATATTCGTGCTCGAAGAACATATACTTATGTCCCTGCCTTTTGCCTGTGGTTATTGCAGGGACAAGGCTGATTCCGTCGCTCTTCGGGATTTTATGCCCTTTGAATTTTTCAGGGTATTCTGCTCCCGCAAGGTCGGTGCATGTTGCCATAATATCAATCAGATATCCTGTTTCGTGGGTGATTGTGCCTTTGGTTTTCGCTGTTGCTTTTGGCCAGTGTGCGATAAGCGGCGTTGAAATCCCGCCTTCATGCACATAATGCTTGTATCTCCTGAAAGGCGTGTTGGAGGCATTTGCCCATGCCCTGCCGTAGGAGATGCAGCCGTAGTATTTCGGGTTGTTCACTCTATCCAGCGGAGCTCCTCCGAGCTCGCCGCCTTCTGCGCAGCCTCCGTTATCGCTCATAAACAGAATAAGCGTGTTATCCAGCTTGCCCTGCTTCTTGAGAGACTCAACCAGCTTGCCAACATTGTAGTCCATCGAGTGAACCTGAGCGGCATAAACTGCCATTCGGTAGTCCATTTCGTCTTTCTTTTTCTCGCTGAGCGAATCCCAAGGCCTCGCATCCCTTGGAGCCATTTCCCAGTCTTTCAGAAGCCCCATCTCAATCTGACGCTTGTTTCTTTCCTCTCGAATCTTATCCCAGCCCTTCATATACTTGCCGCGGAATTTCTCCACATCTTCCTTCTTTGCGTGAAGAGGCCAGTGCGGAGCGGTGTAGGCCAGATACAGGAAGAACGGCTCCTGATCTTTCTGCTCTTTAATGAATTTTATCGCATTATCCGTAAAAGCGTCGGTTGTGTAATAGTTGGGGTCGTTGATTTCAATCTGTTCATTATCCCGTGTAATCCCCCTTGGAGGTTCGGGGCGGAAAAAGTTTGAAGCTCCCGCTAATATGCCGTAGAATCTGTCGAAACCGCGCTGAAGAGGCCACATATGCCGTTCAGACATACCCAAATGCCATTTGCCTGCCATATATGTATGATAGCCGGCGGTTTTAAGCACCTCTGCTATGGTAACGCAGTTCTTGTTCATACTTCCGCGATAGCCCTCAACGCCTTTATCATGCTTTTTGCTGTTCGGCGGGTTTGTCATATGGCCGATATCGGTTTGGTGGGGGTGGAGGCCGGTCATAAGGCTTGCACGTGTCGGGCAGCACCTTGCTGTATTGTAGAACTGGCTGAAACGAACTCCGTTCTGGGCGAGGTTGTCCAGATTGGGCGTGTCGATTTCGCCGCCGTAGCAGCCTATATCCGAATACCCCATATCGTCAACGAGCACAACAACTATATTAGGCCTGTCTGTGGGAGCGGCTAAGCCGTAGCTCCCCGCTGCGGCAGCTATAACGCCCGCTCCTGTGGCCTTGAGGAAATTTCTTCTGCTGAAAAACTTTTTGTCCATTAAAACGCTCCATTTTGTTATGCATAAGAATAAATTTTACTTCTAAACGGTTAAAATTAAAGCTTATAACATTAAATAGCATCTTGCTGTAAATTTTTTCAAAAAAAACATTAAAAAAGTGAATTGGAATTATAAAATGTTGAATTGAAAGGCTTTGCCTACGCAGAGAGAAATTTTTTGTAGAGATATGAAATATACGAATGTACCTGAG
This window of the Sedimentisphaera salicampi genome carries:
- a CDS encoding arylsulfatase, encoding MDKKFFSRRNFLKATGAGVIAAAAGSYGLAAPTDRPNIVVVLVDDMGYSDIGCYGGEIDTPNLDNLAQNGVRFSQFYNTARCCPTRASLMTGLHPHQTDIGHMTNPPNSKKHDKGVEGYRGSMNKNCVTIAEVLKTAGYHTYMAGKWHLGMSERHMWPLQRGFDRFYGILAGASNFFRPEPPRGITRDNEQIEINDPNYYTTDAFTDNAIKFIKEQKDQEPFFLYLAYTAPHWPLHAKKEDVEKFRGKYMKGWDKIREERNKRQIEMGLLKDWEMAPRDARPWDSLSEKKKDEMDYRMAVYAAQVHSMDYNVGKLVESLKKQGKLDNTLILFMSDNGGCAEGGELGGAPLDRVNNPKYYGCISYGRAWANASNTPFRRYKHYVHEGGISTPLIAHWPKATAKTKGTITHETGYLIDIMATCTDLAGAEYPEKFKGHKIPKSDGISLVPAITTGKRQGHKYMFFEHEYHAAVRKGKWKAVRHKLWEDENKWELYDMEADRTELSDLAEKKPELVKELSQKWYEWAEKVNCIPKPGRKVKR
- a CDS encoding sulfatase, producing MKRRDFVKYASAAAFSLGAGSLLEAAGHSEKPNFVFIMADDCTFRDIGCYGGDAHTPNIDKLATQGMKMNNCFQAAPMCSPTRHNIYTGLYPVKSGAHPNHTCAKEGTKSIVHYLKPLGYRVALSGKRHIHPRSVFPFEYSKKNNNPDMKVIEELFHDSSEKGNPFCLFACSNEPHTPWNKGDPSQYDAEDLKLRSYIPDTPVVRESLTKYLAEVTYFDKQVGQILDLLDKHNLSENTMVMVVSEQGNALPFAKWTCYEDGLGSIMIVRWPGKVKPGSQSDAIVEYVDVTPTFIEAAGGKTPEILDGKSMLGLLTGKTNKHKRYTFGIQTTNGIFFSEQPYPIRSVRDERYRLIWNLMPDNKFENAATERSKEFESMLKLAEKGDRHAKHFTHKYQHRPEFELYDVKADPANINNLADNPGYEDTFNRLKARLDEWMAQQGDKGIETELNADKRKWKFVKKHRDK